A stretch of Verrucomicrobiota bacterium DNA encodes these proteins:
- a CDS encoding cysteine desulfurase produces the protein MTIEMDLDVDKIRAEFPILAREKYGKALVYFDNAASTQKPQRVIDSLSQFYREGYSNIHRGLHFLSEEATAAYESARETVAGFLGAASAGEIIFTRNATESVNLVASSFLPSVAKPGGTIVLTVMEHHANIVPWQIAGEKLGLSVRPVLISPEGEVDLEDFRKALSEEAVMAGFCHVSNSLGTINPAKEMVALAHEVEVPVLVDGAQAVPHLAVDVTDLDCDFYVLSGHKVFGPTGIGVLYGKKELLAKMAPYQGGGDMIERVSFSGTTFAEPPARFEAGTPHIAGAIGLAEAIRFIGDTGYERMERQEDTLLKKATAGLESLTGVRLVGEAPRKVGVASFVVDGVHPHDLATFLDRDGVAVRAGHHCTQPLLEHLGLTATTRASFAFYNTEQEVDTFLTSLERSIAVLR, from the coding sequence ATGACTATCGAAATGGATCTGGATGTGGATAAGATCAGGGCTGAGTTTCCGATCCTTGCGCGGGAAAAGTATGGAAAGGCTTTAGTGTATTTTGATAATGCAGCGTCCACCCAAAAACCTCAAAGGGTTATCGACTCACTCAGTCAATTCTATCGCGAGGGTTACTCCAACATCCATCGGGGACTCCACTTTTTGAGCGAGGAAGCGACTGCCGCTTACGAATCGGCAAGGGAAACTGTGGCTGGTTTTCTGGGTGCGGCTTCGGCTGGCGAAATCATTTTTACAAGAAATGCGACCGAATCGGTAAACCTTGTCGCATCGAGCTTTCTGCCTTCAGTTGCCAAGCCGGGTGGGACGATTGTCCTCACTGTTATGGAGCATCACGCGAACATTGTTCCTTGGCAGATCGCTGGGGAAAAGCTGGGGTTGTCGGTTAGGCCTGTTTTGATTTCCCCCGAGGGAGAGGTGGATCTTGAAGACTTTCGAAAGGCTCTCTCCGAGGAGGCAGTAATGGCGGGGTTTTGTCATGTTTCGAATTCCCTTGGGACTATAAATCCTGCGAAGGAGATGGTCGCTCTCGCGCATGAGGTTGAAGTTCCTGTGCTGGTGGATGGTGCACAGGCTGTGCCTCATCTAGCCGTTGATGTGACCGATCTTGATTGCGACTTCTATGTTCTCTCGGGACACAAAGTGTTCGGTCCAACAGGGATCGGTGTCCTCTACGGAAAGAAAGAATTGCTCGCGAAGATGGCTCCGTACCAAGGAGGAGGCGACATGATTGAGAGAGTGTCTTTTTCTGGAACGACTTTTGCCGAGCCGCCAGCTCGGTTTGAGGCAGGAACTCCGCATATCGCTGGTGCGATCGGACTGGCGGAGGCCATTCGGTTTATTGGGGATACCGGCTACGAGAGGATGGAGCGCCAGGAGGATACCCTCTTGAAAAAAGCGACTGCTGGCCTTGAGTCTCTAACGGGAGTGCGCCTCGTCGGTGAAGCGCCTAGAAAGGTAGGGGTTGCGTCTTTCGTTGTGGATGGAGTTCATCCTCATGACTTGGCAACGTTCCTTGACCGAGATGGGGTCGCGGTTCGCGCGGGACATCACTGCACCCAACCTTTGCTTGAGCATCTTGGTCTCACTGCGACGACCCGCGCCTCCTTCGCGTTCTATAACACGGAACAGGAAGTTGATACGTTTCTTACTAGTTTAGAAAGGTCGATCGCTGTTTTACGTTAG
- the gdhA gene encoding NADP-specific glutamate dehydrogenase, translating into MNDYLESVLEIVRQRNHNEPIFIQAVEEVLPSLEPVLTEFPEIEELNLLERVCEPERQAVFRVVWAEDSGRVNVNRGFRVGFNSALGPYKGGLRFHPTVNLGVIKFLGFEQIFKNSLTGLSLGGGKGGSDFDPRGRSDHEVMRFCQGFMTELHRHIGQQTDVPAGDIGVGGREIGYLFGQYKRLTNRYELGVITGKDASWGGSLVRKEATGYGCVYFAESMLGERGEGLEGKTAVVSGSGNVAIYTIQKLQQKGARVISCSDSGGSVYAPAGIDVDCLRSLKEIERGRLSEYPTGRDGVEYRPDETVWDLECDLAFPCATQNEISETDAETLLGNGCQLVCEGANMPCEPGAIHRFLEEGILFGPAKAANAGGVAVSALEMQQNASLEQWSFAEVDTRLQEIMKGIHQRCLNFGSRYAGPENYQAGANIGGFVRLVQAMRAFGLS; encoded by the coding sequence ATGAACGACTACCTCGAATCCGTTCTGGAGATTGTCCGTCAGCGCAATCACAATGAGCCGATCTTCATTCAGGCTGTTGAAGAAGTTCTCCCTTCTCTTGAGCCAGTGCTCACAGAGTTTCCGGAAATTGAAGAGCTCAATTTGCTGGAGCGCGTCTGCGAACCGGAAAGGCAGGCGGTCTTTCGGGTGGTGTGGGCTGAAGACAGCGGAAGGGTCAATGTAAACCGTGGGTTTCGGGTCGGATTCAACAGTGCGCTCGGTCCATACAAGGGAGGCCTGCGGTTTCATCCCACGGTTAACCTTGGGGTCATCAAGTTTCTTGGGTTTGAACAGATCTTTAAAAATAGTCTGACCGGACTCTCGCTTGGAGGAGGAAAGGGAGGATCTGACTTTGATCCACGAGGTCGGTCAGACCACGAGGTGATGCGCTTTTGCCAGGGTTTCATGACGGAGTTGCATCGGCACATTGGCCAGCAGACGGATGTTCCAGCAGGAGATATCGGTGTAGGCGGTCGTGAGATCGGGTATTTGTTTGGGCAATACAAGCGTTTGACGAACCGTTATGAATTGGGGGTAATCACCGGGAAAGACGCATCCTGGGGTGGCTCTCTGGTTCGGAAAGAGGCTACTGGCTACGGATGCGTTTATTTTGCGGAGTCGATGTTGGGAGAACGCGGTGAGGGTCTGGAAGGAAAAACCGCTGTAGTCTCCGGCTCGGGAAATGTTGCCATTTATACCATCCAGAAGTTGCAGCAGAAGGGCGCAAGGGTGATTTCCTGCTCAGACTCGGGCGGTTCTGTTTACGCGCCGGCCGGAATCGACGTGGACTGTCTGCGTAGTCTGAAGGAAATCGAAAGAGGTCGACTTTCGGAGTATCCAACGGGGCGGGACGGGGTAGAGTATCGTCCTGATGAAACGGTTTGGGATTTGGAATGTGACCTTGCTTTTCCCTGCGCTACGCAAAACGAAATCTCAGAGACAGACGCAGAGACCTTGCTTGGAAACGGTTGCCAACTGGTTTGCGAAGGAGCGAATATGCCGTGTGAACCGGGTGCCATTCACCGTTTTCTCGAAGAAGGAATTCTCTTTGGACCTGCGAAGGCAGCTAATGCGGGTGGAGTAGCTGTATCTGCTCTCGAGATGCAGCAGAACGCTTCGTTGGAGCAATGGAGCTTTGCGGAAGTCGATACTCGCCTTCAAGAGATTATGAAGGGAATCCATCAGCGGTGTTTGAACTTCGGAAGTCGTTATGCGGGACCGGAAAACTACCAAGCGGGAGCGAACATTGGAGGTTTCGTGCGCTTGGTGCAGGCAATGAGAGCTTTCGGCCTAAGTTAG